Within the Platichthys flesus chromosome 16, fPlaFle2.1, whole genome shotgun sequence genome, the region TATGATGACCTCCAGGCAATAGTTCCAACCTGTCAGCAGCAGTCTGACTTTGCAGTGGGAGCACAGAAAATCAGCAAAGCAACCGTCCTGCAGAAAAGTAAGATGTGATGTTGTCTTATTGGATGAAGTTTTGGGTATTTGTCAAAGTAGTTAATACATCATTAGAcaagagttttttttctgataacTTAGCAATATTACCAAGTTGTTATTTAAAACCCCATATCACAAAAAACGGCAGTGTTACCAGTTTATTTCTCACTCCAGTCATATGTCATAATCTGCATACATGCTGCCTTTAGCCTCTAATCACAAATACAGTTTAACAGGCCACTTAAGATATATATGCATGTCTGGGTTTCCTTCACAAGGAGAAATAGAAGGGTGAATTATATTTGGTGGAGGGATAAGATGAAAAGGGGGGGTAGATGAAAACTTGGTGAATTGTGGGTGAGGTTTTGTGCAACGAATAGGTCCCCGACTGATGCATTGCTTTACTTTGTTTCTCAGCAATTGACTACATCCATTTtcttcataaagaaaaaaagaagcaagaGGAGGAAGTTGCTGTATTAAGAAAAGAAGTGATGGCGTTGAAGATCATGAAGACGTGAGAAAGCTGCTTGCGGGCGCCACAATCTTTGACACAGTTGCacgatatatttatattttttggcaAACTAATGCATCCCTACTTGAAGGCAAAAACCCTGAAATGATATCTGCTTCATTTCAATTCCGAAGTCTTGAAAGTTCTGCATCCAGACAGATGAAAAGATggatttttaaaagaaatgctGCGCCCgcacaaaaagagaaatctcTCGAGTGAGAAATGCTTTGATAGGAGCCCTTACACAGCACAAGTAAAGTTACTATCAGATCTGAGAAATACAAGGAAATGCCCTCGACTAAAAGCTGTAAATGCTGCATTTTCTATCTGTTACATTTGCTGTGGAGGCTTACTGTTTCATCCAGTGTTTGGAAAGAATAGATCAAGctaatcatcttttttttttacagctgtaACTATAAGGGCGCTCTCACACTGACCACGGATCAAACTAATTATGTAAAGATTGTCTTTTTTACACCAATTGTAAGTTGAGACAGAATCCaacaagagaaagaagcagGAACGTCCTCAGACGATAGAATGTTTGAGCTATGATGACTTTCATTTGGCATATTCAAACTAGTGTCGAGTACTGTGGCTGAATTTGATGATGCCGGTAGAGATACTCTTATGATATTGCAGTGGTAAATTAACGAAGGGAGCTGGTTCCTTCAAATGGAAAGACTCATTTTTTTACCCGACAACATGCTGACGTCGGACACGCGCCTGTCGACCAACCAATCAGTACAAAGTATAGGTGGACACAGCCCACCTAggagatgaaatgaaatataaacaaagacatgaactTGGGTCCGACTTTCAGTCAAAAGTAACTGTCTTCTCCAATAGGAACTACGAGCACATAGTGACGGCCCATCAGAACCACCCACAGCAGGGAGAAGATCAGGTGTCGGACCAGGTCAAGTTCAACATTTTTCAGAGCATCATGGATTCTCTGTTCGTGTCTTTCAACAACTGTGTGTCGGTGAACAGCTTCCAGGAGCTCTCCGCCTGTGTTTTCAGCTGGATCGAGGAGCACTGCAAGCCACAGGTACGGAAACAGGAGTCATTGTATCGCAGATCAGGTACATATACTGGGCTGTCATGATTTAGGATTATCTAAGTCAATGGAATTCACATTGAAGATATTGGCAGAGCATCAAGCAAAGTTTGAATTCAATTCTCTGACAGAATATCTTCTTCTTTTGCATGATCATGAATAACACTTGAAGATGTTATCAAAGGTGGTCGAAGAGGGTTTATGTGATCATAGATGGCTCCCCTGTTCCTtgaatgtattaaattattgtatcatatcaaaatataaaatttcACTTGCCCTGCCTTTGTGTTAAGTCTACCTCTTAGTATATATAATGAACACATGTGACGACACAAGCACACAGTTAATGCATCACAACAGAAAGAATTGGAAATGTTAACAGAAATATATAATCAAATcagtatatacatttttttatttaaatattctgaTTATCATCACTATACCGGTGAATCCCAACACATCCATTAGCTCTGATAATGTTGAGATAATCACAGCCTTTGTGCTTCCTCTGCCCTCTCCCAGACGCTGAGGGAGTTTGTGGTCGGAGTGCTCCGGCAGCTCAGCGGTCAGCTGTATTGATCGAGTGAAACCTCTGGACTCAGCTCCCAGTTCGTGGGACTTGTTCCGGCCTCTCAGGGTGGACACTGCTATCAGCCTCGGGGCCACAGCACAGCATTTACACTCACTTCGGCTCATCTGTGACTGCCTGGCTGCATTTGAATTACCTCAACACCCACTGTGGGCACAGATGGAAAAGCTGCATCGGGTTGTTTGAGATAACATTCTGAAAGTGTACATACACAGAGAGCCTCGGCCTCATCCGCCTCAGCTGACGATTCGTTTTTCTTACTGTGGTTTTGCTACGAAACGCATGAGGAAACAGAGCTCAGGGGTCAAAACAAATGTAAGTCTGCAAACGAATGTGTCGTGTTGAATGCATTAACTCTTCAGTATAGTTTTTTGCAGTTGCTGCCTGAGTaaacctccctctgtgtcccaaCAAGCACAAGTTTGTAGTTTCATGCTGAACCAAAGGGCTCCTCTCAGCCACACCACTCCTGAACCACAGCAGGCAATGGAGAATACTCCACCACTACTGTTCTACTGCAGGGTGACCGTCACCTCTCCTAACCGAGTTCTCAGGCCGTTTTCAGATTTCTAGCTTTAGTGACACAGACTGTGAAGTTTTTATCGAAGCGCCTGTGACGAGCCGACAGAGATGCTGAGATGGCATGTGTGGCCGGCGTTCCAGTTTGACTCAGGATCAGGACAACTGGTGATTTGTGGTCTTATTTCCAGATTTTGTCGGACGCAGActcgtcattttcacaaagcgcctgtgtcAAAGTGCGGTGATATAGTGACGGCCTCGTTGAAATAGAAATCAAGCCAAAAAAACCTCACAAGTTAATGGAATGTGTACGTGTCAACATCACGTTGAAACAATAAtcatgggtaaaaaaaaataaacaaagtgttAAAAACTTAAACGGGATTGGAAACGACATGGCGATGTGTATTATTCATAACTCCCTGTGCCTTCTATGAACAAGGAGCATCAGTTTGTGAAGCCTGTTATTAAGTATGCAGCGCTTCACCATGTTGTTCTGTGAATATGACGAATCTGCAATCAACCAGCAACCTCTGGAATACGGCCAACAAATCACCAGTTGCCATGATCCCCAGTTAAACTGGTTTGTAATGAGGCAGCATTCAGGTCTGAACTGtatatcattttttatattcagtctatggaCTTTGACGATACTTGCGTTACACAGCACATTGTGAACAGATCCTGTTCATTGACACGCAGTTATCCAATTGCAGTTgtacatgttttgttttattctgaagaggATTTTTAATTACAAAGTGTTGATTTTACAGTTTTCATCCTGAATCAAAAGAAAGttctgttgttttcacacaaacattttaaatgctgtttattttcagtGACAGTGGCTTTTGTGCTGAGTAACAGTAGAAATTATGTGATAGCATTTGTCTGTGATTAGAAaagcttttatattttactattcaGGACTGTTAACACAATTCACAGGTTCCAGGAGAGATCCTGAACAGTCCAAAGCAGAGATCTACAGACAATCTGCAACGAATGGAAACAGTTGATTTCTAAGATAACAAATCAGATTTTTACACAGTTTTGTTTCTGTAGCtacttttctgttgtttctttattcaAAGTGAAACAGATTTCTGGTGGTTTTCTTTCAGTAGTTTTACAAAAGCCATTTACACTCACATGTGACTTCATGAGGTTTGCCTTTGGAATCAATCATGATTCAATACACCAGCTCTGCCTTTGCTTACAATAATAAAGTAATTGTGATGATACTATCAAGTCAgtaatgatttaaataaatgattattgTTGAGGTTGTAGTTGGAAGCGGTGTTGTACTTTACAGGTGTAAACAGAACACAGTCCAGTGCAATACCATAACCACTATGAGTTAAAATAATCTGACAGGCCCGACAGTCGCCTGaaattcaattaagctgcaaCCAATTCTACACACTCAGATTTCAGTCCATATacatatgatttattttccagcaaaatccattaattattccctgagagATTGGCAAAAAtctcagaaaataatttaaagataagggaaaagaaaactcctggatctgcccctttgtctGGATTGAAGTTCTGTAGaatattttctgtagttttaaACATAATCCTGCCGATAAACAGACTGTGGTGAAAATACAACCTTCTTGTTAAGACTTTTTATATTGGATGACACGATTTTACAAGTGCACCCAATAGAGTGGCCACTCTGTGTGTATGACAATTGAGTGTTTTTaacctgtaaataaaaaaaagtatctgagcaaaatacattttgaaaataaagtgagCAGGTTAACAGTGGCCTCCATCTCTGCAGCTGATGACCCCGAAAAAAACTCcagtgttttaataaaactgaGAAAACCATGAGTTTGATTGTGTTGTAAGAAATTCAAATCTTCAAATTTGAGTTTCAGCATCAAATGTTCatgttgtgaaaataaaaataactttaccATATGTGCCCCAACACTGAATGAAAAACAGCACAAAGGGTATAATGGAATGTGAATAACCGTccatgttttaataaaatattggCTTTTCTTTTAACAGTTTTCAAAACACAttgaagaaacaacaacaaacataagAACAAAGAATATAAACCTCATAAAGCAATAATGAAGTAATTGCCATTTTCCTTCTAGACTTGTAGGGCATCCCTGAGTGCTGTAACGACAATACATAGTGTATAaatattctataaaaaaaacttgttcCAGTAGCCTTTTATCAacctgtattatttatttattcaaaagaaaggctttaaataaaatgtgccGTGGCCCAGGTTGTTCTGACGTGTAATCTAACTTTTTACGAGGAAGGAGCAGAACAAGCTTCTCTCAAGTACTCGGAACAACCACCTTGTTGTCCTCGTCCGTCTCGACTCCGACTTCATCCTGTAAGAGAAGCACCAGGTTGTTCATTAGTGAATAAGAAGAACTGCTGCCACAGAAACCCAACATCTAGGGTTGTCACAAAGGTAAGAAACTTTTTATGAGCTGCTTTCACTCACTAGGAACTCCTTCTTGCTCTTAGGATATCCCTCCAGGATTGAATTTATCATGTCGGAAGCcttaaagagaaacaaacagagttCAAAACTTAACAACGAGAGTGACAACAGATGTTTTCAGATCTAAAAAGCTCCCTTATAATTTTGTTTCCCTACTGCTTGTACTACTAGGAACAAaatgtagattttttgtttcaatatttataaaatgtaatattcaaaATGTGACAGTACAAGAGCTTCATTTGTAGAACATATAATGTGGCACCAATTTAAAAACCTACTCAAAATTTACATTTAGGCCAGCGACTAACTTTTTGCTATTAGTATGCAGATGTTTCTTGGTTAATGgttttgtttgaattaaaaTGGCATGCACAATTTCTCAGAGGCCACGCTGATTTCTTCAACACACTTTTCAAGAAATTCAAGAAGCTAGAAGCAGAAAATGTTTGTGACATTACCAATCGCTTCCTCTTTTTCCACTCTTTCACGTAAACTGTCCGCTCTTTGTAAACCTGTGAATCAAAATATACGAGGTTATCGTAAAGTCAATATAAAAGATAGAGGAATAGCTTCCTCAGATAGTGTGCTGGAACTAGAAAATGCACTCGGcaccttctctttctcttcaggcGTGACGTGATTCGTTGCCGCCTTTATCTTCTCCAGGCGCGCTCTGTACCCGGAGCACTCTGCTTTCAGCTCTTGGATCTCTGACTTCATCTCCTCTGCTGTCAGGGAGCTGTTGAGCTCCTTCAGCTCTGTTATCACAGATTTCACACAAGGTTACACAACATCCCGGCTCAAAGAGATAAAGCACGACAAAACCGTTCTTCCTTACAGTTGGACTTCTGCAAAACATTGCTTGCACTTGTGTATCAAACTACAACATCCTGTAGCCTAAAACAGTACAAAGTGCTAATATTATGGTACTGAGATGACTCTAAGAAATCATGCACCACGCTCCATCTTGAGACACCAACTAGCAGAGTGTACTCCACCTGCATCTAACTGTTTGCAGCTCTGCGTGAGGGACTGAGCCTCTGCAGCGAGCACCGAGATCTGACTGTCCATCCCCTTCAGGTCTGTGTCACTCACATCTGTGAACTGGGCCTGTAGAGAGGGACGGCAGACAGTTTCAGCCAGGGCACACATGAATCGTGATAAAAAAACTTTTGTACACGTTACGTTGAACCCCACATGGCCAAAGGAAAACAGATGAACACACCAACCTGATCCGCAAAATAAATCTTTTGCTTGCCATATGTTTTCTCCTTTATCTTGCCCTCGAGAGCCAGTAGCTCCATGGCTTTGACCACTGCCTGGTGAAATCAGAAATACACAatcatttttgtcattttaacacccacacacacacacacacacacacacacatcagtgccTCTTACAGCTGCATTTTGAACTCACAGTTTTGCCCAGCCCGTGCTGCTTTTGTAGATTACAGAAGACATCCTGGGCGCTGTATGGCCGGTTCTTCTCATTCAAATAGGCGAGTATTACCGGTGCACCTGTGGATGACAAGCAGGACGACgggatcatataataataataattcactttatttgtatagcacctttcatacaagaaatgcagttcaacagaaataaaaacatgtaaaaggTATTTACCTACGagcaaatacacagacacattaaTGAGATGCATGGtagaataaaaagtaaaaacaataatgCAGGAATCATAATAATTGATATTGAAAGAAGATACTAACTACTCTGAAAACATAATCCAAGTAATGTCATAGTAAACTTTACAAATGTTATGGATTCTACCATAAACACATTAAGGTGCTTGTTTGTAAAATACACAGATATAAAGTTTCACATTATTTTGACAATAGTGACCCCTTGTgactgttgcattgtgggaaacattGACCAAATTGCAGCCAACCATCTGCTTCAGGCTCAGTTTGTTGCTCACTGATCTGACAGAATCGAAATCCCAGTACAAAAGCCTGGAGATTTACAGTAGGTGAAAGAAAATCTTATTAGTTATTAGTTTATAAATTTGTCAATGAATATAAAGTCATCTTCGATCCGATGGAGCCAGTACCAGGTTATTGTTATATTCAGCAGAGCTGTACCATGAAGGGGGGCGTATCGTCAAGGGAACGTTAGAGAGCTCTGAGACCAGTTAGCTTGTCTTGCTACCAGGGCTACAGGCTACGTAGCTAACGTTAGCGGTTAGCTTCTGGGCTAAGCTTTGTAACGCATCAGCTCACATGTGGTTCTCTCGGTGCGGGTGAGTCCGAGTCTCCTGACATCCCACTCCGATAAAACGACAACTCTTCACTCACCGTTTTCTTTTTTACTCATCTTCACCTCGTCCGCGTTCAGCTTCACCAACCGAGTCTCCCGCGAAATGTGCGTCACGGAAAAGATCGTTTTTGTCGTAGGATGCGTCACTCAAGTTGAAATCACCCTGATGTGTCAAGTCAGCCGCTGATCTAGTTTTAGAAAAATCAAGATTCCAattgattatttgcatattttttttatttggcaaCTTCAATGCTTTTTTCGCGAGGTTTACGATATTCGGAAAAAAGAGCAGAGTGAGATCTCTAATCTTTTATGTTGTCTCAGATGAAGTCAGTACAGATCGTTAAGcttaaaaacataataaactaTTTTATATTAATGCATATTCTATATAGTAAATGAACtactcattttttaaatgaaatacaaaaaaaacaatcctcataatggtgtatgtatatatggtcatatatatatgacttatttagacatattttattttaaataaatggatctgggccaatgtgtgtgtgttagaacatTCAATTTGTTCAGCACTTAAACCACAGCTGGGATTCACCCCAGTCAGACCCTAACCGATACTCTCAAATATTCATATGTTGTGGGGGATTTTGTCAGTGTTCTAAAGTTTCTGAGACTTTACTGTGAAGACTTTGCCGAGTTCAGTCATTAATCAGACACTTTGGAATAACCTGGAGATTGTTGTCACATTGCACCAAAGACCAGAGGTAATTGCaaacattttattcaacatGATTTGCACATCAAAACATATCAAAACCAGATACAGAGAAGAACATACAACCACTATGCACATCAAACTGACAACAGGTAATTCATTGAGGAGGTGACTATTCAGAGGGCAGCAACTTTCTAGGTAACTGAGGTGATCAAACAAACTGATATCCTCCTCATTTTTATTTAGCATCAAAATCCCAGCGATGTCCTATCAGTGCACTTTTCTACATCACTTTCATGATTGTGGATCCAGCTCTCGCAGCTACAGCTTGTCTTCTCTAAATAACACAATGAAAGCGAGCAATGTGTCTCCCAGCATTTTTACACTCTTTCAAATATTATATCTTAACggtagcttgtgtgtgtttgacctgcCGTGTCCATTGAAAGATTATGACACACAGATAAGGTTTGTCCATCGAGTAGAGATCTGGCTGGTCAGCCCACAAAGCCAATAATACTTGGCTTTGTAAAATATCCATCGTTAGAAGAATATTAGACttttctctttaaaatgttCAGCATGACTGTCACCTACAAGAAAATCTAAgatgataaaaagaaagaaatgtgtttgtatcTCTCCGAAAAATAAACTTAGTTGAGGGCTCGTTCAAGATATTAAGCATGAATACAATGTTTTACTGAGCTGTATTAAAGGTCAGGGAAATTAACTtattcaattaaaaatacatttaactaaCCCTGgggcacaaaaaaaaaggaacttcaAATGCTTCACTAGGTCAGAGATCTTAAGACGAATGTGACTTTTAAAGTAACAAAATAAGCAACAACTGATCATATATGAATATTTCTTCAGCataaaaccacagagaaaagtAACTGAAACTTGGATTTGAACATTATTCATCTTCTTAATAGAGGAGAATATCTGTTCGAATCCTCAAGTCTTTGGAAAAGAAATTAAATTCTTCTCTGCTTACCGGTAACATCGAATCACTTCTAACAGATCATAGCCTCATGTCAGTTGAATGGACAGAGAATGAACATCTACAGAGATATAAACCGTTTTTTGGACTTAATGTCACGGAAAAAGCAGGGACTGATTTATCCATCTCAAATATTTCACTCACTGAAAAGGCAAAACATGGAAATGCTGTTTCACGTTGGCGTTTAATCAACATGGCTCAGCTCAACCAACAGGAATGTCATGTTTGGTCCCATGTTAAATAGCCCTGTATATCTAGACCTTCCTGTAGAAAAGATTCATGGGAAATGTTGATCTTCATTTGATGTCGATAATAAAAACCCTCTTAACTGCAACATGGCTCATTACTGCTGGTTTAtttattgtctgtgttttttttgtagctgCATTTCCTATTGCTCAGCCTACAAAGtataagttgtttttttctggatGATCAAGGTTTAAAAGTAGAGGAgaaagtttgaaaaataaaatacttcaCAGTGATAAACTGATGCCAATCAGAAGCAGGTCTGCTGGAATCTATCATCACATTCACAGCTcatcaacatgcacacacaaacacacatacgtaCATTCGCAATCTACTGTGGTTTACCCAACAGGCTAGATAAGAAGTTAGACCCCTGGCTATCTCCCCGTCTACTACCCCCTGCTCCAGCAATGGGATCCATCTGGTTCAGTTCAGACTGATCCAGCATTTCAAAGTCCTCTCCGTCCATGTCTGTGTCCAGCTCGGAGCTGGACTGCTTGCGGTAGCTCCGCTGGGCTCTGGCCTTAGGAGGACCTTCTCTGCGCTGGACAGCATGAGGCCGGGGCTGCAGTGCCCCGGCTATCGCCGCCTGGATCATGTTGCTGGCGATGATTCCTGCCAAGTCTCCAGTGAAATCAGAGGCAGGTGGCAGGCCGCTGAGAGAAAGCTCTTCATCCAGATCCTCCTGGTCCGAGTCCAGATGAGCATCCAGCACTGAAGCCCGATGGCTAGCTAGCCCGGATAGAGCCAGGCTAGGTAACCCGATGCTTGTGTCGTCATCGTCATCCATCAGAGTGGCATCAGGGTTTATGGAGGGGAAGTCCTGGAGGTCTGCAGCAAAGGATTCCTCAGCATCACTGTGTCTGTCAAGGTCTGAACAAAATACAGAAAGTGACAAGGTCAGAGACTAGAACAAAccagaaaacaatgaaaagaaaattgaCCGTGTTTGCACACTTACCCTCAGAGCCCTCTGTGAGTGGGGTCTGACCACGTGATAGATTAAATGTTCCATTCTCGGTGTAGGACATCTCAGCGTCAGAGTGCTCTGAGTCTGTCAGCGCAAGCTCCTTTGCAACAACAGCATCATCAAACTATAAGAGACAGCAGATTTTAagtgttaaatatttttaagtTGTGTGCTACTTTCCTTTTTAGATGTTAGTCACAACCTTAACAAAAACTTTAACTTGAGGTTTTTGGCTCTGGTAGGAGAAGATTTGGAAGACTTTCCGTACGACTCCATAATTATTTTCTCTCCGTTTGCTTGAACACTCTTTGTAGGCTTCATCACCCACACACAGGGCAACAATAAACATGACAGACACAGAACATCATGTGAAGTTCCAAACCTCAACAGGAAGCAGCTTAGATGAGCTACTGTAAATAACCCTCACAGAACACACAGCCGTAGCTATGTAGTCCATGCTTAATTTCACATCTCACACTTTCCCACAGCAAGAGTCCCCATGATTTCAGCTGCCTTATGTTTCCAACTGTTTTCATTGTCTCATTGAATTGACAATGGAGAACGCACTTTGAAACTCTATAAACAGAAGAAAGGCGTGAACGATCAAACAAGATGAGACATGTCTCTGCACATATTGTGGTGAACCGTGCATAAGTTAGTGAAAGTGAAAGGAAGATCAGAGGGGCCAAAAATTCGGCACATTGCCATAGCAACTGTGAGAGCACAATGTCAAATGAACCTTTCAGGCATGTTTTAAATtccacaggaaaacaaaatcaactacaaactgatatttatgagtgtgttcaatttggtgcaaataaaaataaaaatctggatctagtgattTGAATTTTGGTTTCAtagggccttggtggaggtatgtgacACTCTAGTTGAAACATCGAGAGACTTACTGTTGGGCAGAAAGCAGCCAACTCCTCTTCACTGTCGCTGGCTTCACCGGCACCCCGGATCGGCCTCCGCAGAACTGTAGAACAATATTCAACATTAAATATATCAAGAGTTAAGCTTTTGTAtcttatttatcatttaactTGTGTGATATAACGACACATTTATTTGTGGATGGTGTCTATGATTGCTTTATACTTAAATTTGCATTGTCAGTTAAGCATACAGACAGTTTACCTAACTAAAAGTTGAACTTGCTGACACCCTAATAAAATGTGATGTACTACTTACACTGATTATCAATAGGCTTTGACATCATGTATCCAGTGCCGCTGAAATCCAGCCGCTGCAGGACTGGCTCCAGCTTCACCCACACATACTGAAAAACCCTGTGATAGGCTGCCAGAGGGGCCAGGAGAGTAGCTAACACTAGAGGATAAAAGCACAAATAGATTAGTCATCAAGGAGAAAGAGGtaattctgttgtgttgtgtacgGTATGCGATAAGAAATTTtggtttcttctgttttttacaGTTCCAGTTTCAGGTTCTCTGCTCTGAGTAGATAGACACGAACATGACTTTGTGGAGATAGACAGAGTGaaacagcggcagcagcagggagtTAACATGTAGACTACAAGCCGCTGTGGATTGTGTCAGACGTCACAGCTAAGGGCCTTGGCAGGTCTCTACTCCCAAACTCTGCAGCCTACACTGGTTGGAGGTTAGGAGATTAGCCTGCTTTCAGCTTGACCTCCTTAGCATTCTGTCTGGCTCC harbors:
- the mlx gene encoding max-like protein X isoform X2, with protein sequence MTDPNASPEDHWRTDSAFSDGGFDPSFFPETARKVTGVSRANSIGSTSASSVPNTDDEDSDYRHEPSYKDSYKDRRRHAHSQAEQKRRDAIKKGYDDLQAIVPTCQQQSDFAVGAQKISKATVLQKTIDYIHFLHKEKKKQEEEVAVLRKEVMALKIMKTNYEHIVTAHQNHPQQGEDQVSDQVKFNIFQSIMDSLFVSFNNCVSVNSFQELSACVFSWIEEHCKPQTLREFVVGVLRQLSGQLY
- the mlx gene encoding max-like protein X isoform X1 gives rise to the protein MTDPNASPEDHWRQTDSAFSDGGFDPSFFPETARKVTGVSRANSIGSTSASSVPNTDDEDSDYRHEPSYKDSYKDRRRHAHSQAEQKRRDAIKKGYDDLQAIVPTCQQQSDFAVGAQKISKATVLQKTIDYIHFLHKEKKKQEEEVAVLRKEVMALKIMKTNYEHIVTAHQNHPQQGEDQVSDQVKFNIFQSIMDSLFVSFNNCVSVNSFQELSACVFSWIEEHCKPQTLREFVVGVLRQLSGQLY
- the psmc3ip gene encoding homologous-pairing protein 2 homolog — protein: MSKKENGAPVILAYLNEKNRPYSAQDVFCNLQKQHGLGKTAVVKAMELLALEGKIKEKTYGKQKIYFADQAQFTDVSDTDLKGMDSQISVLAAEAQSLTQSCKQLDAELKELNSSLTAEEMKSEIQELKAECSGYRARLEKIKAATNHVTPEEKEKVYKERTVYVKEWKKRKRLASDMINSILEGYPKSKKEFLDEVGVETDEDNKVVVPST
- the retreg3 gene encoding reticulophagy regulator 3; the encoded protein is MMAHTGTLEGASMEDSSDMQGTSVCLRSRPCSSERDGQVRAVKAALQSRLGPYEPVLTYLQSVLVWERPLQCVLLYTAVNVVFWFFALTSLRLLFLLAFGLAVVISVDTWRNKIWPEIRVQNVEESESESWGLVQPGIISVPELCHHIAEAWVSGTVFKSNVVQYKRHNPGKFCILTCGVFICLAVVGRYIPGLVLSYSALLATLLAPLAAYHRVFQYVWVKLEPVLQRLDFSGTGYMMSKPIDNQFLRRPIRGAGEASDSEEELAAFCPTFDDAVVAKELALTDSEHSDAEMSYTENGTFNLSRGQTPLTEGSEDLDRHSDAEESFAADLQDFPSINPDATLMDDDDDTSIGLPSLALSGLASHRASVLDAHLDSDQEDLDEELSLSGLPPASDFTGDLAGIIASNMIQAAIAGALQPRPHAVQRREGPPKARAQRSYRKQSSSELDTDMDGEDFEMLDQSELNQMDPIAGAGGSRRGDSQGSNFLSSLLGKPQ